One genomic segment of Gossypium arboreum isolate Shixiya-1 chromosome 3, ASM2569848v2, whole genome shotgun sequence includes these proteins:
- the LOC108476026 gene encoding calcium-dependent protein kinase 26, with the protein MGNTCRGSLKGKLHKGDNQPKDHCSSRNNTSSGRSTTTTDYSPSTLNSQQLIAQEFSKETNQKETHLPVINPTKKDNNNNTMRRGIDHQAYYVLGHKTPNIRDLYTLGRKLGQGQFGTTYLCTEISTGTEYACKSISKRKLISKEDVEDVRREIQIMHHLAGHKNIVTIKGAYEDTLYVHIVMELCSGGELFDRIIQRGHYSERKAAELTKIIVGVVEACHSLGVMHRDLKPENFLLVNKDDDFSLKAIDFGLSVFFKPGQVFTDVVGSPYYVAPEVLLKHYGPEADVWTAGVILYILLSGVPPFWAETQQGIFDAVLKGHIDFDSDPWPLISDSAKDLIRKMLCSRPSERLTAHQVLCHPWICENGVAPDRALDPAVLSRLKQFSAMNKLKKMALRVIAESLSEEEIAGLREMFTSMDTDNSGAITFDELKAGLRRYGSTLKDTEIRDLMDAADVDNSGTIDYGEFIAATVHLNKLEREEHLVAAFRYFDKDGSGYITVDELQQACAEHNMTDVLLEDIIREVDQDNDGRIDYGEFVAMMQKGNAGIGRRTMRNSVNISMRDAPGAM; encoded by the exons ATGGGCAATACATGCCGTGGATCTTTAAAGGGGAAACTTCATAAGGGCGACAATCAGCCCAAAGACCATTGTTCTAGCCGCAACAACACTTCTTCCGGCCGTTCAACCACCACCACCGATTATTCCCCTTCTACTTTAAACTCTCAACAACTGATTGCTCAAGAATTCTCCAAAGAAACCAACCAAAAAGAAACCCATTTGCCTGTCATTAACCCTACCAAGAAAGACAACAACAATAACACCATGAGACGTGGTATTGATCACCAGGCTTACTATGTTTTGGGTCATAAAACACCCAACATCCGTGACCTTTACACTTTAGGTCGTAAGTTAGGACAAGGACAGTTTGGGACTACTTACTTGTGTACTGAGATCTCTACAGGCACTGAGTATGCCTGTAAGTCTATATCCAAAAGGAAGTTGATCTCCAAGGAGGATGTGGAGGATGTTCGGAGGGAGATTCAGATAATGCACCATTTGGCTGGTCATAAGAATATTGTGACCATTAAAGGTGCATACGAGGATACTTTGTATGTGCATATTGTGATGGAGCTTTGCTCTGGAGGTGAATTGTTTGATCGGATTATCCAGAGGGGGCATTACTCCGAGAGGAAAGCAGCTGAATTGACTAAGATCATTGTTGGGGTTGTCGAGGCTTGTCATTCGCTCGGGGTTATGCATAGAGATTTAAAGCCTGAGAATTTCTTGTTAGTTAACAAGGATGATGATTTCTCTCTAAAGGCCATTGATTTTGGACTCTCAGTCTTCTTTAAACCCG GCCAAGTTTTTACCGACGTGGTTGGCAGTCCATATTACGTTGCTCCCGAAGTACTTCTCAAACATTATGGACCAGAAGCAGATGTATGGACTGCAGGAGTTATACTCTATATATTGCTAAGTGGTGTGCCACCATTTTGGGCAG AAACACAGCAAGGAATATTTGATGCAGTGTTAAAAGGACATATTGACTTTGATTCAGACCCTTGGCCCCTAATATCTGATAGTGCAAAAGACCTAATTCGAAAGATGTTATGCTCTCGACCTTCAGAGCGACTGACTGCTCATCAAGTATTAT GTCATCCTTGGATTTGTGAAAATGGGGTTGCTCCTGATAGGGCCCTGGATCCAGCTGTACTTTCTCGCCTCAAACAATTCTCTGCAATGAATAAACTAAAGAAGATGGCTTTACGG GTAATAGCTGAAAGTCTTTCTGAGGAGGAGATTGCTGGTTTAAGAGAAATGTTTACGTCTATGGATACTGATAACAGTGGTGCAATCACATTTGATGAACTCAAAGCTGGTTTGCGAAGATACGGCTCTACCTTGAAAGATACAGAGATAAGGGACCTTATGGATGCA GCTGATGTCGATAATAGTGGGACCATTGATTATGGAGAATTCATAGCTGCAACAGTTCACCTTAATAAACTAGAGCGTGAGGAGCATCTCGTTGCTGCATTCCGATACTTTGATAAGGATGGAAGTGGGTATATTACAGTTGATGAGCTTCAACAAGCTTGTGCTGAGCATAACATGACAGATGTTTTGCTCGAGGATATAATCAGAGAAGTTGATCAAGATAAT GATGGAAGAATCGATTATGGTGAATTTGTTGCCATGATGCAAAAAGGCAATGCAGGAATCGGTAGACGAACCATGCGAAACAGTGTGAATATAAGCATGAGAGATGCCCCAGGTGCTATGTAA
- the LOC108476016 gene encoding homoserine kinase, whose amino-acid sequence MAICFQFQSPLKPINFPSSTTKKVPIFKCKASFSTTTTTELEPVFTSVKSFAPATVANLGPGFDFLGAAVDGLGDFVSLSIDPSVSPGHVTISEISGSSKLSPNPLFNCAGIAAIATMKMLNVRSFGLSLKLEKGLPLGSGLGSSAASAAAAAVAVNELFGAKLGVDQLVLAGLESEAKVSGYHADNIAPAVMGGFVLIKSYDPLELKPLIFPQNQELFFILVSPEFEAPTKKMRAALPAEIGMPHHVWNCSQAGALVASVLEGDVVGLGKALSSDKIVEPKRAPLIPGMEAVKKAAIKAGAFGCTISGAGPTAVAVIDNEEEGKKIGQKMVEAFLEEGHLRSVAMVKKLDRVGARLIEGVPR is encoded by the coding sequence ATGGCGATCTGCTTCCAATTTCAATCCCCACTAAAACCCATTAACTTTCCTTCATCCACCACCAAAAAGGTCCCCATTTTCAAATGCAAAGCCTCGTTTTCCACCACCACTACTACAGAGCTCGAGCCTGTCTTCACCTCCGTTAAGTCCTTCGCTCCCGCCACGGTAGCCAATCTCGGCCCAGGTTTTGACTTCCTCGGCGCTGCCGTTGATGGTCTAGGCGACTTTGTTTCCCTCAGCATCGACCCTTCTGTCAGCCCTGGTCATGTCACCATCTCAGAGATCTCTGGGTCCTCTAAACTCTCTCCCAATCCTCTCTTCAACTGTGCCGGCATCGCTGCCATTGCCACTATGAAAATGTTGAATGTTCGCTCTTTCGGCCTTTCACTCAAACTCGAAAAGGGCTTACCTTTGGGCAGTGGACTCGGTTCCAGCGCCGCATCCGCCGCCGCCGCTGCAGTGGCGGTCAACGAGCTCTTCGGTGCTAAACTCGGAGTTGATCAGCTGGTTCTCGCTGGATTAGAATCCGAAGCTAAAGTTTCCGGCTATCACGCCGATAATATCGCTCCTGCAGTTATGGGTGGTTTCGTCCTAATCAAAAGCTACGATCCTCTAGAGTTAAAGCCCCTTATTTTCCCCCAGAATCAAGAACTGTTTTTCATCTTGGTCAGCCCAGAATTCGAGGCCCCCACCAAGAAAATGCGTGCGGCTTTGCCCGCCGAAATTGGGATGCCGCACCACGTCTGGAATTGCAGCCAAGCGGGTGCACTGGTAGCATCAGTGTTGGAGGGCGACGTCGTGGGGTTAGGGAAAGCATTGTCGTCGGACAAGATCGTGGAGCCTAAACGAGCACCCCTTATTCCGGGGATGGAAGCTGTGAAGAAGGCGGCTATCAAGGCCGGAGCTTTCGGGTGTACTATTAGTGGTGCTGGGCCGACGGCGGTGGCTGTGATAGACAATGAAGAGGAAGGGAAGAAGATTGGGCAAAAAATGGTGGAAGCGTTTTTAGAAGAAGGGCATTTGAGATCGGTGGCAATGGTTAAAAAGCTGGATAGAGTTGGGGCTAGGCTTATTGAAGGTGTCCCCAGATGA
- the LOC108475516 gene encoding probable anion transporter 5 translates to MTWMNLPNRYLIVILTFVSTCVCYIERVGFSIAYTVAADAAGINQSSKGTILSTFYYGYACSQVPGGWAAQKIGGRKVLLLSFVLWSLTCFLVPLDPNRVTILVVARLLVGVAQGFIFPSIHTVLAQWVPPHERSRSVSLTTSGMYLGAAMGMLFLPSLVKLKGPESVFLAEAALGVLWSVLWFKYATDPPRSEHPKAAAAGFGESLLPTDASPRTKMENGGSTVKATKIPWKKILISRPVWAIVVNNFTFHYALYVLMNWLPTYFEQGLQLSLQEMGSSKMMPYLNMFLFSNVGGIVADHLITKRVMSVTKTRKFLNTVGFIVASIALLALPIFRTSGGAILCSSVALGFLALGRAGFAVNHMDIAPRYAGIVMGVSNTAGTLAGIIGVDMTGRLLEAAKIEYSGLSSPESWRAVFFIPGWLCIFSSFIFLVFSTGERIFD, encoded by the coding sequence ATGACTTGGATGAATCTCCCAAATCGATACTTAATTGTCATTTTAACCTTTGTTAGCACTTGCGTTTGTTACATAGAACGCGTCGGCTTCTCTATAGCATACACAGTTGCAGCAGATGCTGCTGGGATTAACCAGTCAAGCAAAGGCACGATACTTTCCACATTCTACTATGGTTATGCTTGTTCTCAAGTGCCTGGAGGATGGGCTGCTCAAAAGATTGGGGGAAGGAAGGTTCTTCTTCTCTCGTTTGTATTATGGTCATTGACTTGTTTCTTGGTTCCGCTAGATCCTAATAGAGTCACAATCTTAGTCGTTGCTCGGTTGCTTGTTGGTGTAGCACAAGGTTTCATCTTCCCTTCAATCCACACAGTCTTAGCACAGTGGGTCCCGCCACATGAGAGATCGAGATCTGTTTCACTTACAACTTCTGGGATGTACCTAGGTGCAGCTATGGGGATGCTTTTCCTTCCAAGCCTGGTGAAGTTAAAAGGTCCCGAATCTGTATTTCTTGCAGAAGCAGCATTAGGTGTCCTGTGGTCTGTGCTTTGGTTTAAATATGCAACTGATCCCCCTCGATCCGAGCATCCGAAAGCCGCCGCTGCTGGATTTGGAGAGTCTTTGTTACCTACCGATGCAAGTCCAAGGACAAAAATGGagaatggaggaagtactgtcaAAGCAACCAAAATTCCATGGAAGAAGATTTTAATTAGCAGGCCAGTTTGGGCAATTGTGGTAAACAATTTCACATTCCACTATGCTCTTTACGTATTGATGAACTGGCTGCCTACATACTTCGAGCAGGGCCTCCAGCTGAGTCTTCAGGAAATGGGTTCTTCTAAGATGATGCCCTACTTAAACATGTTCTTATTCTCAAATGTAGGTGGGATTGTCGCTGACCACTTGATCACCAAAAGAGTAATGTCAGTGACTAAAACTAGGAAGTTCTTGAACACTGTAGGATTTATAGTTGCTTCGATCGCACTGTTAGCACTTCCGATCTTCAGAACATCTGGTGGAGCTATTTTATGTTCTTCAGTAGCACTCGGGTTCTTGGCACTTGGGAGAGCTGGTTTTGCAGTGAACCATATGGATATTGCACCTAGATATGCAGGAATTGTAATGGGTGTCTCAAACACAGCGGGTACTCTAGCTGGGATTATCGGGGTTGATATGACCGGCCGGCTTCTTGAAGCGGCTAAAATCGAATATTCAGGTCTATCCAGTCCTGAAAGCTGGAGAGCAGTGTTTTTCATTCCTGGATGGCTGTGCATATTCAGTTCTTTCATATTCTTGGTGTTCTCAACAGGGGAAAGGATTTTTGACTGA
- the LOC108476014 gene encoding monosaccharide-sensing protein 2-like — translation MSGAVLVALTATIGNLLQGWDSATIAGAVMYIKKEFKLESEPAIEGLIVAMSLIGATCITTCSGSMSDWLGRRPILIISSLLYCLSGIVMLWAPNVPTLLLARLLDGLGIGLAVTLIPIYISETAPPEIRGFLNTLPLFSGCLGMFLSYCMVFGMSLTTLPNWRLMLGVLSIPSLVYLALTVFFLPESPRWLVSKGRMSEARKVLQRIRGREDVSGEMALLVEGLGVGGETSIEEYLISPISRDSKYPDTAGKDRIKLYGPEEGLSWTAKPVTGQKSFGLLSQQLLSQQPSVAQSPLGLVDPLVTLLGSAHEKLSEAGSVPRNTLFPFVSSFSGLGGHQVRAEESDEESVTRESDDEQSDDSDDNLRTPLISWQASAEKDMVPTAQESVTSARLQGPFLTNAGESLGSMGIGGGWQLAWKWSEREGGFQRIYMHEESVPGLRQRSIVSPSRADVLAGYDYVPAAALVSHPALYSKELMKQHPVGPAIVHPAEAAKGPSWNDLLEPGVKHALVVGVGIEMLQQFSGMSSILYYIPEILELAGVRGLLSNTGLSSSSASLLISCITTFFMLPSITVAMRFVDVAGRRRLLLITVPLLALCLFILVIGSIVKMGSVVRSAISTVSVVLSCCVYAMGFGPIPSILCAEIFPTRVRGTCIAIVSLVYWISNIIVAYSLPVLLKTVGLAGVFGMFGTVCLASFVFVFLKVPETKGMPLEVITEFFSVGSKQAITAKNTGYSNC, via the exons ATGAGTGGAGCTGTGCTTGTAGCTCTTACAGCAACTATTGGTAACTTATTGCAAGGATGGGATAGTGCCACCATTGCTG GTGCTGTTATGTACATaaagaaagagtttaaattggAGAGTGAACCAGCAATAGAAGGCCTGATTGTAGCAATGTCTCTCATTGGAGCTACCTGCATTACTACATGCTCAGGAAGCATGTCAGACTGGCTAGGCCGCCGTCCCATCCTAATTATTTCATCCCTCCTTTATTGTCTTAGTGGTATTGTAATGTTATGGGCTCCTAATGTTCCCACCTTACTTTTGGCAAGACTTTTGGATGGATTAGGGATTGGATTGGCTGTAACTCTGATCCCGATTTATATATCCGAGACAGCACCACCAGAAATAAGGGGATTCTTGAATACCCTTCCGCTGTTTTCTGGTTGCCTTGGGATGTTTCTTTCATATTGCATGGTTTTTGGAATGTCGTTAACGACATTACCAAATTGGAGATTGATGCTTGGAGTTCTTTCTATTCCTTCCCTCGTATACTTAGCATTAACTGTATTCTTCTTGCCTGAATCACCAAGATGGCTAGTAAGTAAAGGTCGAATGAGCGAGGCAAGGAAGGTTTTGCAAAGGATACGTGGCAGGGAAGATGTTTCTG GTGAGATGGCTTTGCTAGTTGAGGGGCTTGGAGTTGGAGGTGAAACATCAATAGAGGAGTACCTCATTAGTCCCATCAGTCGGGATTCTAAATATCCTGATACTGCCGGAAAAGATAGAATCAAGTTATATGGACCTGAAGAAGGTCTTTCCTGGACGGCCAAACCTGTCACTGGACAGAAAAGTTTTGGTCTTTTGTCTCAGCAGCTTTTGTCTCAGCAACCAAGCGTAGCTCAGAGTCCTCTTGGGCTTGTGGATCCTCTTGTCACACTCCTGGGAAGTGCCCATGAGAAGCTTTCTGAAGCAGGAAGTGTGCCGCGAAATACACTTTTTCCATTCGTTAGCAGCTTCTCTGGTTTGGGAGGTCATCAAGTTAGAGCTGAAGAGTCAGATGAGGAGAGTGTTACCAGAGAGAGCGATGACGAGCAATCTGATGACTCTGATGACAATTTGCGTACTCCTTTGATCTCTTGGCAGGCCAGTGCGGAGAAGGACATGGTTCCAACTGCCCAGGAAAGTGTCACAAGCGCGAGACTTCAGGGTCCATTTCTTACAAATGCTGGAGAATCTCTTGGTAGCATGGGGATTGGTGGCGGTTGGCAGCTAGCATGGAAATGGTCTGAAAGAGAAGGGGGATTTCAAAGAATCTATATGCATGAAGAGAGTGTACCTGGATTGAGGCAGAGGTCAATAGTTTCTCCGTCTCGTGCCGATGTCCTTGCAGGCTATGACTATGTCCCAGCTGCTGCTTTGGTGAGTCATCCAGCTCTTTATTCCAAGGAGCTTATGAAGCAGCATCCGGTTGGACCCGCTATAGTTCATCCAGCTGAAGCTGCAAAGGGACCAAGTTGGAATGATCTTCTTGAACCAGGAGTCAAGCATGCTTTGGTAGTAGGTGTGGGAATTGAAATGCTCCAGCAG TTCTCTGGTATGAGCAGCATTTTGTACTACATTCCCGAAATTCTTGAGCTGGCAGGAGTTAGAGGCCTTCTTTCAAACACTGGCCTCAGTTCATCTTCTGCATCACTGCTTATCAGCTGCATTACGACTTTTTTTATGCTTCCTAGTATAACCGTTGCCATGCGGTTTGTGGATGTTGCTGGTAGAAG GAGGTTACTACTCATCACAGTCCCGCTCCTGGCATTATGTCTTTTCATCTTAGTCATAGGAAGCATTGTGAAAATGGGGAGTGTTGTTCGTTCAGCAATCTCAACTGTTAGCGTCGTGCTCTCCTGCTGTGTATACGCCATGGGGTTCGGGCCTATTCCCAGCATTCTCTGTGCGGAGATCTTCCCAACACGAGTTCGTGGCACCTGCATTGCCATAGTTTCCCTTGTTTACTGGATTTCTAACATCATTGTCGCATATTCACTACCGGTGTTGCTCAAAACCGTAGGTCTTGCCGGTGTCTTTGGGATGTTTGGAACCGTGTGCCTTGCATCATTTGTGTTTGTGTTTTTAAAAGTTCCAGAAACCAAAGGCATGCCTCTTGAAGTCATCACGGAATTCTTTTCCGTTGGATCAAAGCAGGCTATAACTGCTAAAAACACGGGTTATTCTAACTGCTAA